TACCaatggtattttttattatttttaatgcataTAACTTTAGTTTCCTAATACTATCCGTATTAATTACCGAGGTTCCAATTATTTATTGAtgctcccttaggggttgaattttcgaaaatcctttcgtagcggatgctctcgtcataataactatctgcatgccaaatttcagcccgatgcatCCAGTTGTTTgaattgtgcgttgatagatcagtctgtcagtcagtcacttttccttttatatatttagaaaaacaaAGGTGTCGTACCCCCATATCTATCGCTATTAGTAAATACCTAGTAACGGTACATCACATTAGCATAGTTTGAGATCACTTGATCAGCTAATTTATATTTAACGACATGCTTTATGCAAATACCGTCGATAGTTAAAGTTGATTTGTGTTTGCAAAATATTCAACGAAAGTTACACATAGCTTTTTACAATTTGTTAAAGGCAGTCAcaatatgaatttttaaatagtaggtagataattatttcACAAATATGTCACAATAACGTggtcataaaaattatgaataaccAGCTGATTTTTGTATGCAGCTTAGTAAATACTTGTACCTACAATGAAATGGCCAAATAGTCCTACAAATTTAGTGGCACGTTTTCCCAGTCCTACGCTTAGAAGTTGTCCATTTTACGGTTACAATTTTTTCATTTCAACGAAATTCAGCCTGTtattaatcagaaaaaaaatcccTTGGCGGCTGTTGGACTGTTAGAACTGTCGTGAACAGTGCTGAAAACTTTATAGTGCGACAATGAAAGCTTGCCGGCAAAAAAAATCTATACTGTCGtcagttacctacttactactactGCGAGGATCTTTAATTTgtgagatcatcatcatcatcgtacGTCATCGAGTACGTACGAGTCACTACTcaagatacaaaaaatataataatgtaaataggtaggtaccacactttagaacacaatttttttattttttttatacctaccatagattcaaatttatttattcaaaaatgttgtacaagacaaagactccttaaaacaagtacacataaaaaaggtagaaacaataaaaatatgagaACACAAAGGAGTGCTTTGGCGTCCGTGCTAACCTAACCTACCGTAGGTTAGGTTACCTGTGTTACGGGCGCCGCGGCCTTCCCTTGGATCCATCGATTAATATTGGAGTACAAATTTAAATTAGgctattttagtaacaatattgtgtgtgcgtgtgtgtgtgtatatgtgtgtgtgtgtgtgtataattCTATCACCTTACAAGTTATGAGCTTACAACTATAATTTAATTTGCGCAATAGCCTGACAGCTTAGTATAATCCTTTCATTAGAAAGTAAAATGATACCTCCACTGTGACATAAAAGGATTACATTTAATGTCATAATAACCTTTACGGCTGTAACATTAAGAGCTATTGTTACAAGACTATTTTGCTCAGCAAAAGGTTGCATAACTATATTTTATGCAAATGAATGCATTGAAACCAGAAACTTATTGAAACGTCAACTTAAGACtgtcctgtagggcgattgtctaaaacctgcatcaatcattattacaatctcaattgttctgattggctgaatttgtgcgattcttgttgcaacaatgcattgtggccaatagtgagcgagcaattaccaatcagaggtgattgcgatcgtgacattgtatagctgtcaaacaaccgcggtagggccacaggttagATTTGCATTGTTCCAAATTCAGGGTAAAAAAACATGTTTGAATCAACTTCTAGTATTGCCTGCTCTCACTTTGATGATATTCTTACTAGGTAGTtctattgtacaaaatatataaaccaAACTCTTcttgctaaaaaaaattatgagacatttcaccgcgaggCGAtgaatagcctcatctggtgacaaaagggctggctcattttttgcgcaacggatcagcctggttgtccagtgcggaaatacagccagtattcttggcaccattccacgcgggcatgatttgtacaatGACTTtggatttgtatagtaattattatataacGCTAATTtgctaattttaagttttattctaattttcaatataacttaaatattgtagaggtgcaacctctaccgttacttggctggcagctattaggaaaacttcgcagctgccacacaacaatattcaaatttggaacgcagtagagaatcctcctggtcacgcacgttacgagattccacattccctatcatccgctcgtcacgtcaacatcttcaaccattgtattatataaagctcgcgagcctgtctgtattgtacataacatatcaattgtaaagtgtaaaataaacatcattatatgtagctggttcttcattacatcaacccttcagccacaatataaaataaaactgaactaaattgataggtcaaaatctagtgctatcctggTCCACGAGGCAGAATGTCgattcagtttagtttagaaattgtactATAACAGAATTAAGCCACTCTGTTGTTGGGATGATTTTCTAATGGCTCTATTGAAACAGAACTAAGGAAATGTAGGTACAGACTTTCAAAAAGAAAACACTGAAAAATATGTTAATCTGATATTATTATTTGGAGGTGTCATTATATCATGATGTTATTCCGAAATTTCTGATTTATCTTAGTTACTTCAACAGTTATATTTGAGCGGGGCTTGGACGCCTTTGAAATCCTCATTCTTTTTtcttaaatgttttttaaacattcccctttcccctccaactaagcgcatACCTTATGCTAGaaataggtacaacaatagtgcaacgagtggggTTTGATGAACCGCCGAtcttttggatttcagtccgctcctgtaACCgtagagctattgaggcttcaactTGCCGTTTCTTTATGATTAAAATCTACATCACCTAACTACAATGAAAActcaaatattataatgttcaaaagagatttttttaaagaatacctattagccaagtttatcatgctgactaatattccaatttgccctccaattaagcgtaaagcttgtgctaggagtagctacgataatagtgcaaagggtggggtttgaaccgccgacctttcggttttcagtccgctcctttaaccgttgagctatcgataCTCGGCTTTATCCGAGAGTTGGATTTCAAAAagcaaacaaaataaataacattttactTTAGAAGCAAAATCTCCGTAATGTGTTATAGCTATTGATATTTTATCAGGAAAAAATATTCTCTTTGCAGATGCTAGGAAGCTGGTTCGTAGTAGAATACTATGCAAGTGAAGAAGAAGCGCTTTCTTATAGCTGCATGAGAGCAGTGTTTACAGAAGATGACCATGTGCAAGCTGAAGGTAGGCATTAAGGATTTACTTAGCACAACACAACTTGAATGGGCAAGATAGcaaatacagtaggtaggtacgcagcaataatgtacatcgatctttagaaggaaatagcggATTTgcagagcattatctctgtcgttgagaccgacaaaacgtcatataggtatgagtgacagagacaacgctctacaaagccgaaatgtcattctaaaggccgatgtacctacattattttctgccgcgtactgtacctaagtaggtaccagtggcgtgcaactcatagaggcataaaagcgctgcttacccaagaaatagttaactcggttgaaattaCTCAATGCTCATTATATCCTTTGACTTGCTTACCTGACGACTGCTTACCcgggctttaaaccctatgcacgccactggtaggtacCTGGTATAGTACGTTTCAATGAGGGATAGGCTAGTTCCACCAAGAGAACCTGGTGATAATAATTGCTAATGTTACATTATAGGTAAATTGCTCTAATctgaaagaatttaaaaaattaatacgGTCTATCCTGTATCTAACTACCTTATGTAGTAAACAACAATACCTAAGTTTCAGTGCGGCTGGCACTATTCTCCagtctagatggcaatcggggtatgaggcgaggggacgcccctcaCAACCGCACAGagcccacgctcgcccgcaccggggcgtccccaccctgattgccatctcgacctgtcacatacTACAGGTATTAGCTGCAAGCCTGATCCTGAGGAGACCAAGGTTGATCAAAATATTGACCAGGagtcaaaatattatatgtttactaaataaactaaacttaattaattattcttgtTTATATTATAGAACAATTACTTAACTTCATGAGCCTGGAAGACAGTGTGGTATCTAAATCAACAATTGAatagaattttatattttcagatGGCACTATCGAATGGACTCCGGGTGTGACCATGAACTTTACCTACCGCTTCGCCGACGACCCATTGGATGAAAACCTCTTGGGGAATATAACCTGGAAAATCGATATGAATGAACCTGCTCATTGGACGCACTCTGAAATTACTTGTAAGTTGAAAATCTTCTGATTCGTGTGCTCACTTTTAAATTcattaaggctgagatctatagagtgcactttgactttgctcagactttagattgatttaaaacaagacagatttatgtgagagatatagctctgtcttgttttaaatcTGTCTTGTCCGCtcaagtcaaagtgcgctcttgAAATCTCACCATAAGAGTGAAAAGAgttttggccaagtgcggattggcagacttcacacacctttgagaacattaaggagaactcttagacatgcaagtttcctcgcgatgttttccttcaccgttaaagcaagtgatattttaattacttaaaaacgcacataactccaaaaagctagaggtgcgtgcccgggatcgaacctgaTTAGAGAGGCAGctgtccttaccactaggctatcacagcttcttcagcacagggtaggtacttacttacagtatgcggtagaaaataatgtacatcgacctttagaaggcgatagcggatttgtagagcattgtctctgtcgttgagaccgacaaaacgtcatattatgtgtatgagtgacagagacaacgctctataaagccgaaatgtcattcttaagaccaatgtacattattttctggcgcgtactgtacttattgTCTTAATTGTAATTAATGTTTATTAATACGTTAATAATTGTTGGGCAAAACGTTGTTGGCTTGCCCACTTTACGTaccaattaaaaattaaattgagttAAATGCGTTTCCGTTTTGTATAGGACTTTGtatacttataacttttttttatattaggtacgaTAAGTATTACCATACAGTATGTTTATCCTACCTAATATATACCTGCCTGaataattcaataataattGCGCATTAGAATGCACAATTAACGTTATCTAATAGGTAATTGCATTAGGTGTGCCATTCCAACAGCAATATGAGGTAACAAGGATACATGAGTTTCTTTAAAAGTTTCGGATTTCTGCGATTTCCCAATGAAAATATAATCGATATCAATTTACAATACCTACCATTCTGTTGAATATTGTCATTTAATAGGTGACTTTTCCTTAACCTCCTTCCTTGTGCCCACCTCGTGTCTGAATGGTTTACTGAAAATATGGACTTCAGATATCTATGAAATTTCTAAGCCGGGAAACATTTCCTATACAAAACATTAGATATGTAAGTATTTGGCGAAAAATCCGCCCCACAGAAAGAAAACCACTGATCTGTGAAGAATTTGATAACATGTAATGTGAATATTTGGATAAAATAAGTTATTTGTATAGATGACGGAATATACAACACCTATGTCCTGGACACGGAGTACAAGACCTGGATGCTGTTGCTGCATTGCGCTGAACAGAGAGAAGGGGCCAGATATCTCAGCGCCTTCGTACTCTCACGGACCACAAGTCTACCCAAGAATGTGATGGCCTATTTAAGAGATAAACTTCCCAGGTAAAGCAAAACTAACACGTGATTACTAATTAAGTACTAACAAGGtgggatcgcagtcaagggttaacttgtattggaataaaaaaaatataacttacctacttaaataaattcTGGGGAGCAAAGTTATGGCGATGAGAAAAAAGGAATGGAAAGGTTTGAGTAAGCTTATCCCAAGAATCCAAGTTTATTGATGTGGCACTTGGCTTATGCCTACATAAAATAATGTGAGttattttaggatttttttagcCTTGTCAATATCGTCTAGGGCACTATTTGCTTATAAAAACTTCTCACGTTcctaatgttataaattatagtTTATCATCATTCGTAACATGTTATATAATGGATTCCCGTAGGCTAGTAATAGCTATACAATAAGCCTAAATTAAGCCTGAAGCATGTGCTTGgataagaaaaaaaacatttcaaacatttcaaaattaGAGCAATCATTTTTAAATCGAGCCTCCCAGCAAACGCAAAGCCGTACTCTCAAACTGCTTCTTGTAGACGTCCAACATAATGTCGTATagaaattcatattttttataaagcCAAATTATGGCTTTTGACAGTGCCACGGTCAAAATATATGATTTTACTAAATTATTGTTGTATCCCATCCACTTTATGGAGTGCAAAcgaacatcgtgagaaaacttgcatgcctgagagttctccatgtgcCTGTCAATCCAGCGTAGTGGACTGTAGCCTAAACTCAACTAATTCTAAAAGGAGAGACTGGAACAAAGTAGTGAGAAAAACaccttgaggaaacctgcatgtctgaaatTTCtctgtccataatgttctcaaaggtgtgtcaagtttgcaatccgtacttggctagcgtggcggactatgacccgaacccttctcattctgagaggaaactcatgctcagtagtgggccctATCAGGCTGGATCGTAGTCAggaatctatagtacgcgacaggtcgacatggaaATCGGGGTGGGGAAACCCtgatacccgcacagcccccgcgctaacccggaacggggcatccccccgcctcataccccgattgccatctcgacctgtcacggactgtAGTTGTatgggaataaaataaaaataattctctTAATATTTCTCATTCCTCCAGGTACGACGTAGACGTCAAATACGTGTTCCAGATCCCCCACAACAACTGTACGGATAAGCCAGCCAAGGCAGACTATTCCCCCATACTGGTCGAGGTTGGCAGCAAGATTCCAAGGAAACCTGGCGTCACCTACAAAATCGGCTATGGATATTGATTCAAAATCTAAcgtgtttttataatttttttgtcgaaataaaatttattgtgcCATTAATTTGACCACATTTATTTGaccgacttcgtccacgtggactacaccgaactcctattttaccctctaaGAGTGGctatgcactcatccgatctgagtccgtgaaaatacggatataaaaaactaggACCGAACTCCGATATCGcttacgcacttatccgatctcTGCTCCAAAttcaagctattcagtggactgGACATCTTTGAgaaatctacgtcataatatatcCGATTTGACTctgaggcacatccgagatatttccatggatgacggagagaactcggatgacggaagtcggatgtagtgcgtaagctaccgtACAAATAGTTCTCTTCTTACTTCTCTCTCTATTAGTTCAGTATCTTAGATGAGGAATGTGCAACAGCCAAAAAACCTCAAGAATTTCAGGATGTCAAGCTGAAAAATGTACACAATCATGCTAGTGAGATAGACTGAGAGTCATTGGTAGAGTTAGGAAGATGtttaacaataaaattgatCTGTTTTAAAAGAGGGTAAACTCTTCAGCGGTAGCCGGTAATAAGTTATTTAATCGACAGTGCGCAAATAACGGCTGAAATTGCAATTCGTtttggtacctatttaaatagtagtcttatttaaattaacataaaaccTGCATAACCTTCGAATGCATTTGAATAATTCACAGAACTGATAAAGTATGCAGGtaagttttgacgacctccctggcgcagtggtgagtgctgtggtcttatcagtggtTGGTCAcggaaattttgaattttgtaatttcctctggtctggtcaAGTGGGAGGATTAAACCCGTGGCTAGTTAAcaccctaccggaaaagccgtgccgccaagcgatttagcgttgcggtacgatgccatgtagaaatcAAAAGGGTAtccgtatgggtttaataagaaCTACCATacacttccaggttagcccgcttccatctttccatcactgtatcatcacttaccaccaggtgagattgcagtcaaagggctaacttgtatctgaataaaaaaagaaggTATTTCATTCCACATATTCCAcggtataattaatattatgctgGCACTTAGTGTCCGTAGCAAAATAAGTAGACACGCACCTGAGTACACACGTACACGGTGACATTCAAACTTGACCGTGTCCAAAACAACAATATCCAACTTAAATTAACGACCATTACAAGTTAAACAattgtttatattatgtaaaatgtgAATTTTCATAACTCGATGAAGGAGAGGCCATAGATTAATACGAAATAGAGCAGACGCTTCGAAAGGCACAAAGAATAaaagaataagaataaaatgtatttcattttggacaatttttttcaattgcCACGTAATTTTGATATTGTGAAAGATTTTGAGATAAAATCTATCAAAATTAAGAtatcaatttaaaattaaatcagtgATGAAAATTCAGCCCCCGTTACAAATGACATGACATCTATTATTTGCGCTAACACTCAGAGTGAATAATAAGATACCTAATGTAAAGGAGCGCACCAGTCACATTCATAAGGATGTGAAGAAAATAGCACAAGATCAGAAACTTTTTACGTACTGACTGACTATGATGAGAGATGATTTACCTGTAGTATGTATATACTTAACACTATTTATTCTTTGGCCTGTAAACATCTATTAATATTTCAGGCATCTTGCGCAAAGCATACTTATAAGTTAGAGAGGAACCATTGCagtgtttttatgaaaaatattaccAACATGGGTTCGCTTCGATCGTGCGTGTTCGTTTTAGTGTTGTTTGTGCAATTGCAACTTATTGTTGGAAAGGTTTGTTTCAGTTTCAATTAGTGGAATCTCATTTCTACATACCTAGATCCTACATAGTTAAAAGTGGAATTAAGTGTCATGCAGTCCTTTTCACAGTGAAAAGACTGAAAATTCGAAGTGTAACAccaaattattttgaaaatagctTTCTAATAAAATTACTCTTCCGCCAAGAAAGTGTGAGGATACCTAGTAGTGAGGGTTGAGCTTGAGTGTGAACTGTGAACGCATAAACTGGAtcgtttcatttttagggttccgtacctcaaaaggaaaaattgaacacttataggatcactttgttgtctgtctgtatgtatgtctgtctgtctgtctgtctgtcaagaaacctatagggttagTACTTccttttgacctagaatcatgaaatttgacaggtaggtaggtcttatagcacatgtacggggaaaaatccaaaaaccgtgaatttgtggttacatcacaaaaaaaattaaaatgtgttcatgaagaaATAATGAGTTAGGTATTttcaactgtacattctaaaatagatttttatgcattatagtttttgatttatcgtgcaaaatatcaaagtggccctataagggttccttttttccttttgaggtatggaaccctaaaaaacgcagCCTAGGCAGTCCGCTTAAAATATAGAGCGACGATAGTTGAAGAGCAATGAATGGAGTAGAATCGCTAGAGATAGCGAGAAAATGTGGAAAAGTTTAAAGAAAGCTGTCACCTAGAAAACGCGTTTTACAAATTACGTAGTaaacatacataagtacatataaatatacGTACATATTTTATCTATATAGCATGTCAAactaattagtttttgattttaaaataactaataaaAGAATTTTCCAGCCTTTCTTAACAGACTTATTTTGTGACATCTTCTGCGATGACGACGATGACGTAAGCACTACCACTAGCACAAGCAATGAGGATGACTGGGACATGTTCGGGCTTTGCGTCTGCGGTACCCGACGACCACCCGGAGCTAGGAGGCGAGGTCAAGGGATCCCTTCGAATATTAATATGAGATTACGTAAGTATCTTATCAATGATCAAAGATCAAAGATCACGACATGGCTGACACGACAtcacaacgggttgcgaagctgaaggcaatgggcaggacacatagttagataaaccgatagacgttggggtcccaaggtgctagaatggtgacctcgcaccgggagGCGTAGCGTTAGAAGATCCCCcaataggtggacagacgacatcaaacgagtcgcagaaagACGTTGGTTTCAGACAGCGCAATACCAtggagtgtggaagtccctgcaagagacctatgtccagcagtggatgtctatccgttgagaatgatgatgatgatgaagtatctTAACTCTAgctttgaaaaccaaaattttatatatttcatgTAGAGCAACAAGTGTCTCTTGTATGAGCTACATCTGTGACTACCAACGCGAACGGTTCGGAAAGTTCCCACTGAGAAAAGAGTTAAGGTACAAGTCCGAGATGGGCTGTAGACCGCAAATTGTAACTGCAAACTGCAAGCGACTCCACTGGTTTCTATCAATCTGTATAAAATTGATTCCGAGCGCGGTGACATACAGACTGCATAGATTTATAGGAACGAGTGGCGTTGCATGCAGTTTGTGGTTGCAGTTTGTGGTCTGCAGCCCATCCCGGAATTGTACATTTATGTGCgttgtaagcaattaaatgcctatcacttgctttaatggtggaaaacatcgtgaggatgcAGGtaacatgcctgagagttccccgtaatttttattattctcaaaggtgtactTATAAAgtttgctaatccgcacttggctagcgtggtagactatggtcaaaacccttcacacaaaggagacctgtgctctgtagtgagccggcgataaattttttattatgttcTTGCGGATGAAATTGCAAACAATAACTagttaataatatgaataatgcATATTGCATAGCTCTTCGTCTGAAAGATAAAATAAGAGGTATTGTTCTGGATTAAATTTGcagaaaaataagtaaaaatgcaaattagGCAAACTGAATTTTACGCTTCCGCGTCTATCCATAACATATTTATTCAGTTTTCAACATTGTTTTTAAACTAGAAAATTCCATTATTGTTGGTTTTTCATGGTCGACTTTTAGTTTATTGGAACAACGTCTGTAACAACGTGAAAATAAGTAACAATGATGTTTGAAGTTTAGATAATATTAAGTACGGTTTTAGGAAAAAATACCATTTATAACCGACTTCAGAAGTTTTTTGTTGTATATTTTAGAATTAAGATGTATGGATTAGTATCGATAAAGCTTGTCGGTTTGTTTCCAATACGGTTCTTGCACCGATTcagtaattataatatctaatagtGAAGTGAAGGAttctaatagtacctacctacgatcaGCGTGTGATATAGGTGCAGCGCAAATTGGTATTGCAACGCATGTGAGATAGtacttagtatattataatagctagctgtgatagcctagtggttaggacgtctcgctcctaatcggaggtcaggggtttgaTCGCGGGCaccttttcgtagttatgtgcgttttaagtgattaattaaatatcacttgctttacacTTGGAATACATCATTTATAAAACCTGCACGcttgagagttctgcataatgctctcaaaggtatttgaagtctgtcaatccgcacttggctagcgtggtagactatggccacaacCCTCCTCAcaaaggagacctgtgctctgtagtgagccggcgatgggttgatcatgatgatgatgatgatgatattatgatttTATCCTTTTTGCAGCGCCATCAGCAAATGGAATGAACTTCAGCATGACCAACAACAACGGAATGTGGTCGTTCAACTTGGACGCTGGCCCCAACGGCCCCAATGGTGGCATACCCCCTGTTGGCATTCCCCCTGGTGGCATGCCCCCTGCTGGAGGCCCCACTTCAGTCCCTCCCACAGCTGGTGGTGCGACCACCGCTGCTCCAACAACTGCTGCTGCCACCACGGCCAAGAAATAAACATCCAAAGCTACTGTGGAATAAGTTTACCCACTGGTacctatagttcttgcatttcatgaAGGctactgactcatgcttgtgctTATcggtatactagcttatgcccgcgacttcgtccgcgtggactacacaaattttaaacccctattttacacccttaggtttgatctttaactatgagattttaacatgagcttaataaaatatgtcatactgctaattgcaaaaatattaactacataacttctttatagacacttcaaaactgacagactttaatacaaatttcaaacccctattttacccctttaggggttgcattttgaagaatcctttcttagcggacgcctacgttataataactatctgcatgccgaatttcagcgtgatccgtccagtagtttgagctgtgcgttgatagatcagtcagtcagtcagtcagtcagtcagtcagtcagtcagtcaccttttccttttatatatatagacgtaaggtacactaaaagtgtgcgtttgacagcgcttgctcgcgactgattggt
The DNA window shown above is from Maniola hyperantus chromosome 10, iAphHyp1.2, whole genome shotgun sequence and carries:
- the LOC117985955 gene encoding uncharacterized protein, with translation MKNITNMGSLRSCVFVLVLFVQLQLIVGKPFLTDLFCDIFCDDDDDVSTTTSTSNEDDWDMFGLCVCGTRRPPGARRRGQGIPSNINMRLPPSANGMNFSMTNNNGMWSFNLDAGPNGPNGGIPPVGIPPGGMPPAGGPTSVPPTAGGATTAAPTTAAATTAKK
- the Karl gene encoding uncharacterized protein Karl isoform X2, which codes for MLGSWFVVEYYASEEEALSYSCMRAVFTEDDHVQAEDGTIEWTPGVTMNFTYRFADDPLDENLLGNITWKIDMNEPAHWTHSEITYDGIYNTYVLDTEYKTWMLLLHCAEQREGARYLSAFVLSRTTSLPKNVMAYLRDKLPRYDVDVKYVFQIPHNNCTDKPAKADYSPILVEVGSKIPRKPGVTYKIGYGY
- the Karl gene encoding uncharacterized protein Karl isoform X1, which translates into the protein MSSVIYFLVMLVTANVVSSRIVNNRKCPEVRAVPHFDLSQMLGSWFVVEYYASEEEALSYSCMRAVFTEDDHVQAEDGTIEWTPGVTMNFTYRFADDPLDENLLGNITWKIDMNEPAHWTHSEITYDGIYNTYVLDTEYKTWMLLLHCAEQREGARYLSAFVLSRTTSLPKNVMAYLRDKLPRYDVDVKYVFQIPHNNCTDKPAKADYSPILVEVGSKIPRKPGVTYKIGYGY